The Dethiosulfovibrio peptidovorans DSM 11002 nucleotide sequence CCATTCCAAGCAAGCGAAACCATCGTCACTATAGCCATCGACAGAGATAAGCCGTTCATTCCGTCGATGAGATTGTATGCGTTGGTACATCCGGCTATCCATAAAACGGAAATCAAGATAAAAAAAGGGGAGCCCTGTTGAAACGGCAGGACCATCAATCCAGCAGCCAATAGATGCACGGATAGACGGATCATGGGATTCAAGGAGGACATATCGTCCATATATCCGACGAGAAAAACCATCGAACCACCGGTAGCCAAGGCGGGAAAATACCAGCCAGCAGGAGCGAACATAAGACACCAGAAGAGGTATCCCACCCAGAGGATCAGGCCAGCTCCCCTAGGGATGGGTTCATTATGGATCTTGCGGGGGTCCGGAAGATCCATAAGTCCGAAACGCCCCGCAAGTTTGATAGACAGTGGAGTAAGAGAGACACCCCATATAAACATGAGGATCATCTCCAAGATAGTTTTTCCTTTTATCACGATATTATCTGTCACTTCGTTCCGAAAAGTCGATCCCCGGCGTCGCCTAGGCCTGGAACGATGTAACCGTGATCGTTGAGGTGACTGTCCAGGGAAGCACAGTACACGTTGACGTCCGGATGGGCCTGATGGACCCTTTCGACACCTTCCGGTGCTGCGATCAGACACACCAGAGAGACTCTCTTCGCTCCTTTTTTCTTGATCATATCGATAGCGGCGGCAGAGGATCCTCCTGTGGCCAACATCGGATCTAGCAGGAAGATCTCTCGATCCTCTATGTCTCCGGGCAGTTTACAGTAGTACTCCACCGGCTCGAGCGTTTCGGGATCCCTGTATAGGCCTATAAAACCGACCTTCGCGTTCGGAATCAGGTCTATTATTCCGTCGACCATGCCGATCCCCGCCCTCAGAATGGGAACTATCGCCAGCTTCTTCCCCGCCAAGGCGTAGGCTTTTGTGGTAGTGAGAGGTGTCTCGACGTCGATCATCTCGAGAGGAAGATCTCTGGTTATCTCGTAGACCATAAGGCTGGAGATCTCCTTTACCAGCTCTCGGAACTCCTTTACCGACGTCTTGACATCCCTTATTATGCTGACCTTATGCTGAACGAGAGGGTGATCGAAGATGACGATCTCCCCTCTTTTTTGTCCGAAAGACTTTGATAGGCTGTGTTCGTAAGCCTTGATCTTCTGAGTGCGACGGACGTGTCTATCTCCGTCGAAATCGGTCCCCAGCCAGGTTTTCACAATCTCCTCCGCTACGGAGAAATCGGTCGTACGTCCGCCTATGGAGAGCATATTCGAGTTGTTGTGCCTGCGGCTCATCTCCGCATCCGAGATATCCCTGCACAGCGCACAATAAGCACCGGGAACCTTGTTAGCAGCGATGGACATACCTATGCCGCTTCCGCATACCAAGATTCCTTTTTCCGCCTCGCCGGTGGCCACGATTTTAGCGACCTGCAAGGCTATATCTGGATAATCGCAGGAGACATCTCCGCTATCGGTGCCGAAGTCAGAGACTTCGGCACCGATAGCTTTCAAGACGGGGATGAGCTTCATTTTCAATTCATATCCTGCATGATCCGAACCTATAACTATACGCATGTCACACACCCCCTAGTTATTTTCATCAACTCAAAAGAGTCAACATAACCGACGCGGCGACGGCTGTCCCTATGACGCCTGCGACGTTGGGTCCCATTGCGTGCATCAACAGGAAATTCCCTGGGTTCTCCTTCTGGGAGACGTTCTGAACGACCCTGGCCGCCATAGGAACGGCGGAGACCCCTGCGGCACCGATCATCGGATTTATCTTTCCGCCGCTCATAATCTTCATGAGCTGACCGAAGAGGGTTCCTCCCACAGTGCTGGCGACAAAGGCAACCAGGCCGAGGACGATGATCTTGATGGTGTCGATCGTAAGGAAATCGGCGGCGCTCATGGTCGCACCGACGGAAAGCCCGAGAAAGATCGTGGTGGCGTTGAGGATCTCGTTCTGAGCGGCTTGGCTCAGCCTCTCGGTGGCTCCACATTCCCTGAGAAGATTTCCGAACATCAGAATACCGATCAGGGGAACAGACATAGGAAGCAACAACCCAGCCGCCACAGTACAGACTATCGGAAACAGGACCTTTTCCAGTTTGCTGACCGGTCTGAGGTTATCCATCCTGATAGCCCTATCTGCCTTGGTGGTGAACATCTTTATCACCGGAGGCTGAATTAGAGGCACCAGAGACATATAGCTGTAGGCCGCCACTGCCACAGCTCCCAAAATCTGAGGTGCCAGCTTCATGGTGAGATAGATGCTGGTGGGACCGTCGGCACCTCCGATGATAGCGATGGAGGCCGCCTCTTTTACGGAGAAGCCCAGCATCATCGCTCCGAAAAGGGCGATAAAAACACCTAGCTGAGCGGCGGCGCCGAGCAAAAAGGTTATCGGATTGGCCAGCAGAGGGGCGAAATCTGTCAAGGCCCCTATACCCATGAAGATTATAACGGGATATATCTCATGCTGAGTACCGAAAAATATGTATCGGAGAAACCCGCCTTCATCCATTATTCCCGAGAGGGGAAGGTTCACCAGGACACATCCGAAAGCGATAGGCACCAAAAGCAGAGGCTCGAAGCCCTTTACAATGGCCAGGTAAAGGAAGACGAAGGCCACCAGGAGCATCGCTATATTGCCCCAGGTCAAAGCGGCGAATCCGGACTCGCCTAAGACCTTCGCCAAAGACTGGAGATACAGCTCCATGGCCCGCTCCTCCGCTCTAGCCGATCACGGCCAGGACGTCGCCGCTATTGACAGATGCGCCTTCTTTGGCCGCCAGCTGAGTTACCGTTCCTCCGACGGGAGCAACGATCTCGTTCTCCATCTTCATGGCCTCTAGAATCATGAGAACATCTCCGGCAGAGACTGAGGATCCCTGTCCGGCCACTACCCTGAGGACCTTGCCCGGCATAGGTGCCGTCACCGTCTCCCCTCCAGCCGGAGCGGCAGGAGCGGGAGCGGGCGCAGGAGCAGCCGCTTTTGGAGCCGGAGCGGCGGCAGGAGCCGCCTTAGGGGCAGGAGAGGGTGTCGCAGGGGCAGCCGCGCTCTGAGCACCTCCGCCAAGACTTTCTACCTCTACCTCGTAAGCAGTTCCATTCACCGTCACTCTGTACTTATCCGCCATAGTAATAGTCATCCTCTCGTGTTTTATGTGTTATCTTCTTCCGCCGACATTCCAGGCGGAACTATCCAATCCCTGCATACCATCAAAACGTCCCCAGCTGGACCACCCGTTGGCCCCGGCGTTTTCCTTGCCAGCGGGCCTTACGTTGACGATTCGGACCCCTCGTCCCAGCTTGGCTATCAAAGCTCCTGTGATAGCCGCGACTACCTCCTCGGAGGAATCGCTGGACCGTACGGACGAAGCGGTACTTGGCTGAGCCGGTTTACTAGGTGCACTTCCCGTAGAGACCCTGGAGGTCGGTGCAGACCCCTTCTGTCCAGCGAAAAACCTTATCGCATAGATGACGAAGGTAAGTCCTAAGAGGACGAAGAAAACTATGCTGAAAGCTATGAGAGACAGGCTGATGGCACCGTGTACACCTTCAAATAACTGATTCATGCTGTGTCACCTTCGCTTAGTGAGGCATCACGCCGTGTTTCTTTCGGGGAAGGGCCTGTCGCTTCGTTCCGTTGGAGCGAAGGGCCAGGATGACCTCCTGTCGCGTTTCCTCAGGAAGTATGACCTTATCTACCAGTCCTCTGCTAGCGGCCTGATAGGGGTTGGCAAAGGCCTCCTCGTACTCGTCAATCTTCTTCTGTCTCATGGCCTGCTGGTCCTCGGCACCGGAGATCTCTTTTCTGAAGATGATGTTAGCGGCTCCCTCAGCTCCCATGACGGCTATCTGAGCCTGAGGCCAGGCCAAGACGGTGTCGGCCCCCAGGGACTTGGCGCACATACCCAGATAGGCTCCTCCATAGGCCTTACGAAGCACCACAGACACGAGGGGTACGGTCGCCTCGCTGTAGGCGTAGAGAAGCTTGGCTCCATGTCGTATTATGCCGCCCCATTCCTGGCTCTTCCCTGGAAGGTAGCCGGGGACGTCGATGAGAGTCACGATCGGAAGATTGAAAGCGTCGCAATGGCGGATGAAGCGGCTTGCCTTGTCGGAGTTGTCTATATCCAGACAGCCAGCCATCTTGTTGGCCTGGTTCGCCACTATCCCGACAGGCTGTCCGCCGAAGGAGCCGTAACCTATGACCATGTTGGTGGCCCACATAGGCTGAACCTCGACAAAACGTCCGTCGTCCACGATCCTGGAGATGACATCTCTGACGTCGTAGGCTTTGTTGGGATTGGTTGGAACTACGTTCCTGAGGTCCATATCCATCCTGTTGGGACTGTCCGAGGTCTCCTTGATGGGAGCATCGCACATGTTGTTGCTCGGCAAAAAGCCCAGAACGTCCCTGACCTGCTTGAAACATTCGGCCTCATCGTTGGCGAAGAAATGGGCGTTGCCGGACTTGCTGTTGTGGGTCTTGGCTCCGCCGAGCTCCTCGCTGGTGACCTCCTCGCCGGTGACGGCCTTGATCACAGCGGGACCGGTTATATGCATAATCCCGGTTTTATCCACCATGAAGATATAGTCGGTCAGTGCGGGGCTGTAGACGGCTCCACCGGCGGTAGGACCGACTATAACGGAGATCTGGGGGACGACTCCGCTGGCAAGGGTGTTCTTGTAGAAAATCTCTCCGTAACCGTTGAGAGAATCCACCGCCTCCTGTATCCTCGCTCCGCCGCTATCGTTGATCCCGACTACGGGGGCACCGTTCTGAAGTGCCAGATCCATGACCTTGCAGATCTTCTTTGCGTGCATCTCCCCGAGAGAACCTCCGAGGACTGTGAAATCCTGGCTGAAGACGTAAACCTTCCGTCCTTCCACCGTTCCCCATCCCGTTACGACACCGTCTCCGGGGAATTTCTTGGTCTCCATTCCGAAATTATGGCAACGATGCTCCACGTATTCGTCTATCTCGACGAAAGACCCCTCGTCGAGCAGAAGGTCTATTCTCTCCCTCGCGGTCAGCTTGCCCTTCTCTTTCTGCTTAGCTACGGCTTTTTCGCCGCCTCCCATGTTCACCTTTTCTCTTTTTTCCAAAAGGCCGTTACAGAGCTCATCAATCGACTTTATAGCCATTCCCATTCCCTCCTAAACGTATTGACCGGATCGGACCTCGTCCAAAGCGCTCACGAGCACATCCTGAGCCACCCGATAGGGATCGGTTTCCTTTCGATAGAGATTTTCCAGCACGGACTCCTCCTGACGCCGATCCCAAGCTAATTCTGTTGCCTTGGCGATACGACGACGGACAATTTCCTCCACCTCCCATTGAAGCCGTCTTTTTAAACGAAGCTCCCCTTCCTCAGATGTCTCGAGATAACGACGGTGACGCTCTATCGTATCGGAGAGCTCCTCAAGTCCGCTACCGGTTTCAGCGGACGTAAGGGTAACCGGTTGATACCATCCTGTGCCATCGTGGAACATCTTAAGCATCA carries:
- the upp gene encoding uracil phosphoribosyltransferase, with the translated sequence MRIVIGSDHAGYELKMKLIPVLKAIGAEVSDFGTDSGDVSCDYPDIALQVAKIVATGEAEKGILVCGSGIGMSIAANKVPGAYCALCRDISDAEMSRRHNNSNMLSIGGRTTDFSVAEEIVKTWLGTDFDGDRHVRRTQKIKAYEHSLSKSFGQKRGEIVIFDHPLVQHKVSIIRDVKTSVKEFRELVKEISSLMVYEITRDLPLEMIDVETPLTTTKAYALAGKKLAIVPILRAGIGMVDGIIDLIPNAKVGFIGLYRDPETLEPVEYYCKLPGDIEDREIFLLDPMLATGGSSAAAIDMIKKKGAKRVSLVCLIAAPEGVERVHQAHPDVNVYCASLDSHLNDHGYIVPGLGDAGDRLFGTK
- a CDS encoding sodium ion-translocating decarboxylase subunit beta, which encodes MELYLQSLAKVLGESGFAALTWGNIAMLLVAFVFLYLAIVKGFEPLLLVPIAFGCVLVNLPLSGIMDEGGFLRYIFFGTQHEIYPVIIFMGIGALTDFAPLLANPITFLLGAAAQLGVFIALFGAMMLGFSVKEAASIAIIGGADGPTSIYLTMKLAPQILGAVAVAAYSYMSLVPLIQPPVIKMFTTKADRAIRMDNLRPVSKLEKVLFPIVCTVAAGLLLPMSVPLIGILMFGNLLRECGATERLSQAAQNEILNATTIFLGLSVGATMSAADFLTIDTIKIIVLGLVAFVASTVGGTLFGQLMKIMSGGKINPMIGAAGVSAVPMAARVVQNVSQKENPGNFLLMHAMGPNVAGVIGTAVAASVMLTLLS
- a CDS encoding acyl-CoA carboxylase subunit beta, yielding MAIKSIDELCNGLLEKREKVNMGGGEKAVAKQKEKGKLTARERIDLLLDEGSFVEIDEYVEHRCHNFGMETKKFPGDGVVTGWGTVEGRKVYVFSQDFTVLGGSLGEMHAKKICKVMDLALQNGAPVVGINDSGGARIQEAVDSLNGYGEIFYKNTLASGVVPQISVIVGPTAGGAVYSPALTDYIFMVDKTGIMHITGPAVIKAVTGEEVTSEELGGAKTHNSKSGNAHFFANDEAECFKQVRDVLGFLPSNNMCDAPIKETSDSPNRMDMDLRNVVPTNPNKAYDVRDVISRIVDDGRFVEVQPMWATNMVIGYGSFGGQPVGIVANQANKMAGCLDIDNSDKASRFIRHCDAFNLPIVTLIDVPGYLPGKSQEWGGIIRHGAKLLYAYSEATVPLVSVVLRKAYGGAYLGMCAKSLGADTVLAWPQAQIAVMGAEGAANIIFRKEISGAEDQQAMRQKKIDEYEEAFANPYQAASRGLVDKVILPEETRQEVILALRSNGTKRQALPRKKHGVMPH
- a CDS encoding OadG family protein, with translation MNQLFEGVHGAISLSLIAFSIVFFVLLGLTFVIYAIRFFAGQKGSAPTSRVSTGSAPSKPAQPSTASSVRSSDSSEEVVAAITGALIAKLGRGVRIVNVRPAGKENAGANGWSSWGRFDGMQGLDSSAWNVGGRR
- a CDS encoding biotin/lipoyl-containing protein, with protein sequence MADKYRVTVNGTAYEVEVESLGGGAQSAAAPATPSPAPKAAPAAAPAPKAAAPAPAPAPAAPAGGETVTAPMPGKVLRVVAGQGSSVSAGDVLMILEAMKMENEIVAPVGGTVTQLAAKEGASVNSGDVLAVIG
- a CDS encoding glycosyltransferase family 4 protein, with the protein product MFIWGVSLTPLSIKLAGRFGLMDLPDPRKIHNEPIPRGAGLILWVGYLFWCLMFAPAGWYFPALATGGSMVFLVGYMDDMSSLNPMIRLSVHLLAAGLMVLPFQQGSPFFILISVLWIAGCTNAYNLIDGMNGLSLSMAIVTMVSLAWNGAATFTLPVVGLSSGVLFWNFPRARTFLGDGGVYLLGFVVANLILRWGAKMLSEAGPSLIPVMVLLGGVPVLDTLVTILRRLISRRSPFSPDRGHIHHRLLDMGLPVSVILMILSSLQMILFRLGALLLSQ